One Sporomusaceae bacterium ACPt DNA window includes the following coding sequences:
- the acsE_5 gene encoding 5-methyltetrahydrofolate:corrinoid/iron-sulfur protein co-methyltransferase, producing the protein MVIVGELINTSRKSISEAVDNKDARVIQQIALEQVEAGAHYIDVNCGNKVFNELENMRWLVNTIQEAVKVPLCIDSPNPQALEAGLELVKYGTPMINSITDEGPRFDAVIPLVQKYKAKIVALCMDDRGMPDTAADRMRVVKSLYAKLTAAGVKDDDIYFDPLVKPVSSVGTAGVEVLETIRLIKEQYPGVHFMCGLSNVSYGLPNRQYLNRLFVSQTMAAGMDGYILNPTDKGMMGLIYAAKTLLGQDEYCMGYIKAHRKGFYEK; encoded by the coding sequence TTGGTAATTGTAGGCGAATTAATTAATACCAGCCGTAAGTCTATTAGTGAAGCGGTAGATAACAAAGATGCCCGGGTTATCCAGCAGATAGCGCTGGAACAGGTCGAAGCCGGCGCCCATTATATCGATGTTAACTGCGGTAATAAGGTTTTCAATGAGCTTGAGAATATGCGGTGGCTGGTAAATACCATCCAGGAAGCAGTCAAAGTTCCCTTATGCATTGACAGCCCCAATCCGCAGGCTTTGGAAGCCGGTTTGGAGTTGGTAAAGTACGGAACACCCATGATCAACTCCATAACAGATGAAGGCCCCCGCTTTGATGCCGTCATACCGCTGGTACAAAAATACAAGGCGAAAATCGTAGCCTTATGCATGGATGACCGTGGCATGCCTGACACCGCGGCTGACCGCATGCGGGTAGTAAAAAGCCTATATGCAAAATTGACTGCCGCTGGGGTCAAGGACGATGACATTTATTTTGATCCCCTGGTCAAACCGGTTAGCAGTGTGGGGACAGCCGGGGTGGAAGTACTGGAAACCATCCGGCTGATCAAAGAACAGTATCCCGGCGTGCACTTTATGTGCGGACTAAGCAATGTGTCTTATGGATTACCTAACCGCCAATACCTCAATCGGTTGTTTGTATCGCAAACCATGGCTGCCGGTATGGATGGCTATATTCTGAATCCGACAGACAAGGGAATGATGGGACTCATTTATGCCGCAAAAACACTGCTGGGGCAGGATGAGTACTGCATGGGCTACATTAAAGCCCATCGCAAGGGATTCTATGAGAAATAG
- the metH_8 gene encoding Methionine synthase, giving the protein MSDFKKVAEAVFEGDPESVQSLTQQLIDGGAAPMDIVNNGLLAGMDIVAPKFKAGEMFIPEVMMSAKALAEGMKLVKPLLSTADSAGMATFLMGTVKGDLHDIGKNLVVMILESGGFNVVDLGVDISPEQFVEAVKEHKPQIVGMCALLTTTMMAMKETIDALAAAGLRDSVKILVGGAPLYPEFAEKIGADGYCVDAVACKEMATALVAKH; this is encoded by the coding sequence ATGAGTGATTTTAAAAAAGTAGCAGAAGCAGTATTTGAGGGTGACCCTGAAAGTGTACAGAGTCTTACTCAGCAATTAATTGATGGTGGTGCGGCTCCGATGGATATTGTCAACAACGGGCTGTTGGCAGGCATGGATATTGTGGCGCCTAAGTTTAAAGCTGGTGAAATGTTCATTCCTGAGGTTATGATGTCGGCTAAGGCGTTAGCAGAAGGCATGAAATTAGTAAAACCGCTGCTTTCGACAGCCGATTCGGCAGGTATGGCCACCTTTTTGATGGGGACGGTAAAAGGAGACTTGCATGATATCGGCAAGAACTTGGTTGTTATGATTCTGGAAAGCGGCGGCTTCAATGTTGTTGATCTGGGGGTTGACATATCGCCAGAGCAATTCGTGGAAGCGGTAAAAGAACATAAACCGCAGATTGTGGGCATGTGTGCGCTGCTAACAACAACCATGATGGCGATGAAGGAAACAATTGATGCCCTTGCCGCAGCCGGGTTAAGAGACAGTGTCAAGATTCTGGTTGGCGGTGCGCCTTTATATCCTGAGTTCGCCGAAAAGATTGGCGCCGACGGCTATTGCGTGGATGCCGTGGCATGCAAGGAAATGGCTACTGCTTTGGTGGCAAAACATTAA
- the thlA_5 gene encoding Acetyl-CoA acetyltransferase: protein MREVVIVSAVRTAIGSFNGSLAPFSAAELGAKVISEAISRAGIAKDSIDEVIFGNVLQAGLGQNPARQAAVKAGLPHEVPAYTVNKVCGSGLKTVALAAQAIMAGDADIIVAGGMESMTNAPYLLDAKSRWGYRMGNSKVTDVMIQDGLWCAFNDYHMGITAENVAEKYGISRDEQDQLALESQGKAAKAIADGVFKKEIMPVTIKTKKGEVVFDTDEYPRAGTTIEALGKLKPAFKKDGTVTAGNASGINDGAAALVIMSGDKAKEFGITPMARIRACASAGVDPSVMGVGPVPATRKALAKAGLTINDIDLIEANEAFAAQFLAVGKELGFAKDKVNPYGGAIALGHPIGASGARILVTLLHAMEHKDAKLGLATLCIGGGQGIAAIVERI, encoded by the coding sequence ATGAGAGAAGTTGTTATTGTAAGTGCTGTACGCACGGCAATCGGTAGTTTTAACGGCTCCCTGGCGCCTTTTTCCGCAGCCGAATTAGGGGCAAAAGTAATCAGTGAAGCTATTTCCCGTGCCGGTATAGCGAAAGACAGTATTGATGAGGTTATTTTCGGCAATGTATTGCAGGCCGGTTTAGGGCAGAATCCTGCACGTCAGGCTGCCGTCAAAGCCGGACTGCCGCATGAAGTGCCTGCCTATACAGTTAATAAAGTTTGCGGCTCAGGTTTAAAAACAGTTGCTCTGGCAGCCCAGGCCATTATGGCTGGCGACGCCGATATCATTGTTGCCGGTGGTATGGAAAGCATGACCAATGCGCCCTATCTGTTGGACGCTAAATCCCGCTGGGGCTATCGTATGGGGAATTCCAAAGTTACCGACGTTATGATCCAAGATGGTCTATGGTGTGCGTTTAATGACTATCACATGGGGATTACTGCAGAAAATGTTGCGGAGAAATACGGAATTAGCCGTGACGAACAAGACCAACTGGCACTGGAATCTCAGGGCAAAGCGGCTAAAGCCATTGCCGATGGTGTATTTAAAAAGGAAATAATGCCTGTTACCATAAAAACTAAAAAAGGTGAAGTTGTATTTGATACCGATGAATATCCCCGGGCAGGTACAACTATCGAAGCGTTAGGAAAATTAAAACCTGCCTTTAAAAAGGACGGAACCGTTACGGCGGGTAACGCGTCAGGGATTAATGACGGTGCTGCGGCACTGGTAATTATGTCCGGCGATAAAGCTAAGGAATTTGGCATTACGCCTATGGCCCGGATTCGCGCTTGTGCTTCTGCAGGCGTTGATCCAAGTGTCATGGGAGTAGGACCTGTTCCTGCCACCCGTAAGGCCCTTGCTAAAGCCGGTCTAACCATCAATGATATTGACCTGATTGAGGCCAATGAGGCATTTGCGGCTCAGTTTCTTGCTGTTGGTAAAGAATTAGGCTTCGCCAAAGACAAAGTAAATCCTTATGGCGGGGCAATTGCTCTTGGTCACCCGATTGGCGCCAGTGGTGCACGGATTTTAGTAACTCTTCTCCATGCCATGGAACATAAAGATGCAAAACTTGGTTTGGCTACTCTGTGTATTGGCGGCGGTCAGGGTATTGCCGCTATCGTCGAGAGAATATGA
- the atoE gene encoding Putative short-chain fatty acid transporter, with product MVGVISKFFTNIVNKYLPDPLVFAILLTIITFFLGITITPHSAMDMVNMWGDGFWNLLGFAMQMALVLVTGHALASSSPVKRAMTRLASVAKTPAQGVMLVGFSSAVACAINWGFGLVVGAMFAREVARRIPKSDYRLLIATAYMGFLTWHGGLSASIPLVAATKGNPMEKIAGLIPISSTIFTTYNIFITVALIILVPMLARMMMPKENEIIAIDPALLQDDTAAVVKALGPEATWAEKIEESRILALVVGVLGIVYLGAYFAKKGFDINVNTVNMIFLTAGVLLHKTPMAYVRAISAAARGTAGILIQFPFYAGIQIMMEHSGLGGIITNWFVNVATAETFPIMAFFSSALINFAVPSGGGHWVVQGPFVIPAAQALGADLGKAAMAIAYGEAWMNMAQPFWALPALAIAGLGVRDIMGYCVTALIFSGVIFIVGLHFL from the coding sequence ATGGTAGGAGTCATTTCAAAGTTTTTTACCAATATCGTAAACAAGTATCTGCCAGATCCATTAGTATTTGCAATATTGCTTACAATTATTACCTTCTTTCTGGGCATTACCATTACGCCGCACTCGGCCATGGATATGGTAAACATGTGGGGCGACGGATTCTGGAACCTGCTGGGGTTTGCTATGCAAATGGCCCTTGTTCTTGTCACCGGACATGCGTTAGCCAGTTCGTCTCCTGTTAAAAGAGCCATGACCCGGCTGGCTTCGGTGGCCAAAACACCGGCTCAGGGTGTGATGCTGGTAGGCTTCAGTTCTGCTGTAGCCTGCGCCATCAACTGGGGCTTCGGTTTGGTTGTGGGGGCAATGTTTGCCCGGGAAGTAGCCCGCCGGATTCCGAAATCAGACTACCGGCTGTTAATCGCCACCGCTTATATGGGCTTTTTGACCTGGCATGGCGGTTTATCTGCCTCAATTCCCCTGGTAGCTGCCACCAAGGGCAATCCGATGGAGAAAATAGCCGGGCTTATACCCATATCCAGCACCATTTTTACTACCTACAACATTTTTATTACTGTTGCCTTAATCATATTGGTACCCATGCTTGCACGGATGATGATGCCTAAAGAAAATGAAATCATTGCCATAGACCCCGCGCTCTTGCAAGATGACACTGCCGCGGTTGTCAAAGCATTAGGGCCAGAGGCTACCTGGGCTGAAAAAATCGAAGAAAGCCGTATTTTGGCGCTGGTGGTCGGGGTACTTGGCATTGTTTATCTCGGCGCATACTTTGCCAAAAAAGGTTTCGATATTAACGTCAATACGGTAAATATGATTTTCCTGACAGCTGGTGTTTTGCTGCATAAGACACCAATGGCTTATGTCCGTGCCATTAGTGCTGCTGCGCGTGGGACAGCCGGGATACTCATTCAATTTCCCTTCTACGCCGGCATTCAAATTATGATGGAACATTCAGGGCTTGGCGGTATTATTACCAACTGGTTTGTCAATGTTGCCACCGCTGAAACCTTTCCCATTATGGCCTTCTTTAGCTCGGCCTTAATCAACTTTGCCGTACCATCCGGTGGCGGGCACTGGGTTGTGCAGGGACCTTTCGTCATACCGGCGGCCCAGGCATTGGGCGCCGATTTGGGCAAAGCAGCAATGGCTATCGCCTATGGTGAGGCCTGGATGAATATGGCTCAGCCCTTCTGGGCGCTGCCGGCATTGGCCATTGCCGGCTTGGGTGTACGCGACATCATGGGGTATTGTGTAACGGCACTGATATTCTCCGGCGTTATCTTTATTGTTGGTTTGCATTTCCTATAG
- the atoA gene encoding Acetate CoA-transferase subunit beta produces MNAKEMIARRVALELENGDVVNLGIGLPTMVANYLPEGVDVILQSENGFVGLGSLAGAEDDNLVNAGGQPCGIIPGGAMFDSALSFALIRGGHVDVTVLGGLQVDQSGNLANWMVPGKMVPGMGGAMDLVTGAKKVIIAMEHCAKDGSAKILKKCNLPLTGKGVVDLIITELGVFRVTKEGLVLEEIAAGVDVEFVKANTEAEFIISENLIPMQNIS; encoded by the coding sequence ATGAACGCAAAAGAGATGATTGCCAGACGTGTCGCTCTGGAATTGGAAAATGGTGATGTCGTAAATTTGGGCATCGGTTTACCGACAATGGTTGCCAATTACTTACCCGAAGGTGTTGACGTAATACTGCAGTCCGAAAACGGTTTTGTTGGCCTGGGCTCTTTAGCCGGGGCCGAGGATGACAATCTGGTAAATGCAGGAGGTCAACCGTGCGGGATTATTCCCGGCGGGGCCATGTTTGACAGTGCCCTGTCGTTTGCGCTAATCCGCGGCGGACATGTTGACGTTACCGTACTGGGCGGCCTGCAGGTAGATCAGAGCGGAAACCTGGCCAACTGGATGGTTCCGGGAAAAATGGTGCCGGGTATGGGGGGGGCCATGGATTTGGTGACAGGGGCAAAGAAAGTTATTATTGCCATGGAGCATTGTGCCAAAGACGGTTCTGCCAAAATCCTTAAAAAATGCAATCTGCCGCTTACGGGTAAAGGTGTAGTCGATTTGATTATTACTGAGCTTGGCGTATTTCGCGTGACCAAGGAAGGGCTTGTTTTAGAAGAAATTGCCGCAGGGGTGGATGTGGAATTTGTTAAAGCCAATACTGAGGCTGAGTTTATTATCAGCGAAAATCTCATACCGATGCAAAATATTTCGTAA
- the atoD gene encoding Acetate CoA-transferase subunit alpha: MTNKQASIEQISEYLKDGMTVMVGGFLAVGTPERLIGAMIEKNVQNITLIANDTGFPAKGVGKLVVNRQVKKVIASHIGTNPETGKQMIAKELEVDLVPQGTLAERIRCGGAGLGGVLTPTGVGTVVEEGKPKLCVDGVEYLLEKPLRANVALIKAKKADKAGNLIYDKSARNFNPLMAMAADVVIAEVDELVEVGAINPDEVMTPGVVVDKIVYLGGC; encoded by the coding sequence ATGACAAACAAACAAGCGAGTATTGAGCAAATTTCCGAGTATCTAAAAGATGGAATGACGGTAATGGTCGGCGGTTTTTTGGCTGTTGGGACACCGGAAAGATTGATTGGTGCCATGATTGAGAAAAATGTTCAAAATATTACCTTAATTGCTAATGATACTGGCTTCCCCGCTAAGGGGGTGGGTAAGCTTGTAGTGAACCGTCAGGTCAAGAAGGTAATAGCCTCTCATATTGGCACTAATCCTGAAACCGGTAAACAAATGATTGCCAAAGAACTGGAGGTTGACTTAGTACCGCAAGGCACGTTAGCAGAAAGAATCCGCTGTGGCGGAGCCGGTTTAGGCGGTGTACTTACTCCGACTGGTGTTGGAACTGTGGTAGAGGAAGGTAAACCAAAGCTATGTGTTGACGGTGTCGAGTATCTTTTGGAAAAACCGCTCCGCGCCAACGTTGCTTTGATAAAAGCCAAAAAAGCAGATAAGGCCGGCAACCTGATTTATGATAAATCGGCCCGTAATTTTAATCCCTTAATGGCCATGGCTGCAGATGTAGTCATCGCCGAAGTGGATGAGCTTGTTGAAGTTGGAGCGATAAATCCCGATGAAGTCATGACTCCGGGCGTGGTAGTAGACAAAATTGTTTATTTGGGAGGCTGCTAA
- the atoC gene encoding Regulatory protein AtoC — translation MNSNYTVLVVDDEESVRKLLAAVLKREGYQVVCADSGEEALVQFRAVQPELILMDIRMPNIDGITAFKEMRKIRQNVTVILMTAYAAVETAVEAIKLGAFDYVIKPFDIEEVKLLVNRAIQLRKMTEKIDVLNRQLAESYRLDKILTNSPKMQELCRTIAKIAQSNASVLITGESGTGKELIANTIHYNSKRKNGPFIKINCGALPEGLLESELFGHEKGAFTGAVMRRPGRFEQADQGTIFLDEIGEISPNLQVKLLRVLQEREFERVGGNETIKTDIRVIAATNRNLEEMVKQGEFRQDLYYRLNVVCLSAPPLRERKEDIELLAGYFLQKFMKENDKDIIGFDPDALSLLEDYSWPGNVRELANVVERAVIMSTGGMIFPEDLPESIRESKDSRENQLKSSLGLEKAAGQTLKEMIKKVECMLIKEALQRNHGNKVKTAKELGMSRRSILYKIQEYELD, via the coding sequence GTGAACAGTAATTATACGGTGTTAGTTGTTGATGATGAGGAGAGTGTGCGCAAATTATTAGCTGCTGTTTTAAAACGGGAAGGGTATCAAGTGGTGTGCGCTGACAGCGGCGAAGAGGCATTGGTCCAATTCAGGGCTGTTCAGCCTGAGTTAATCCTGATGGACATTCGCATGCCGAACATTGACGGAATAACAGCATTCAAGGAAATGCGAAAAATAAGACAAAATGTTACTGTTATTCTAATGACGGCTTATGCAGCCGTGGAAACGGCCGTGGAAGCCATTAAGCTAGGGGCATTCGACTATGTTATAAAACCGTTTGATATTGAGGAAGTAAAACTGTTAGTGAATCGGGCCATTCAATTAAGAAAAATGACCGAGAAAATTGACGTTCTAAACCGTCAGCTAGCTGAAAGTTATCGTTTGGACAAAATATTGACAAATAGTCCCAAGATGCAGGAGTTATGCAGAACAATCGCCAAAATCGCCCAGAGTAACGCCAGTGTGCTTATTACTGGCGAGAGCGGTACAGGCAAAGAGTTGATTGCCAATACAATCCACTATAACAGTAAGCGGAAAAATGGTCCTTTTATCAAGATCAACTGTGGGGCATTGCCTGAGGGCCTTTTGGAGAGTGAACTGTTTGGACATGAGAAGGGGGCGTTTACCGGGGCCGTTATGCGCCGGCCGGGACGGTTTGAACAAGCCGATCAAGGTACGATATTCTTGGATGAGATTGGGGAAATTTCGCCCAACTTACAGGTCAAGCTGTTACGCGTGCTCCAAGAACGGGAATTTGAACGAGTGGGTGGCAATGAAACCATTAAGACCGACATCCGGGTGATTGCGGCAACTAACCGTAATCTTGAAGAAATGGTAAAACAGGGGGAATTCCGGCAGGACCTGTATTACCGGCTGAATGTCGTGTGCCTGTCAGCTCCGCCGCTCAGGGAGCGTAAAGAAGACATTGAGCTATTGGCCGGGTATTTCTTGCAGAAATTTATGAAAGAAAACGACAAGGATATTATTGGCTTTGATCCAGACGCCTTAAGCCTCTTGGAAGACTACAGTTGGCCGGGAAATGTACGTGAACTGGCCAATGTGGTTGAACGTGCCGTTATTATGAGTACCGGCGGCATGATCTTCCCCGAAGACTTGCCTGAGAGTATCAGAGAGAGTAAAGACAGCCGGGAGAACCAACTAAAAAGTTCGCTTGGACTGGAAAAGGCGGCAGGGCAAACATTAAAAGAAATGATCAAGAAAGTCGAGTGTATGCTCATTAAGGAAGCGCTGCAGCGCAATCACGGCAATAAGGTAAAAACAGCCAAAGAATTAGGAATGAGCAGGCGTTCAATTTTGTACAAGATTCAAGAATATGAGCTGGATTAA